Genomic segment of Arachis hypogaea cultivar Tifrunner chromosome 11, arahy.Tifrunner.gnm2.J5K5, whole genome shotgun sequence:
GAAAAATTGCCAATTTTACACACTAAATTCATCAACACAATATTTCAGATGAATTTTCCCTATAACAACTATTTTCCTTTGGTTGCAAGTTGCATTAGAACAAATTAACTCTTAGTTGTATCTATATCTCTCTTTATTTAGGGTCAGAATAGGAGGTCAATTCATAACCTAGGAATTAGGATTATATATGAAGCAGCAAAATAATAATACCAAGAAATTGGAGATGAATTCATAACCCTAACCTCTGCCAGATGACAACATGGTGAATAAATATATAGAATAGTTAAATGGGACAAAAAGTTATATAAAGTCCCTGTATATATAATGTTGTATAAATAAACATACAGAATAGTTATTGGGGAGAAAATTGCAACGTTAAGGgtattttaaacaaattaaacgtCATTGCGGACATAGGTTTACATGAAAGTACCTAATTAACACATTTGGGACATATGCTATAAATAACATAACAGACAGAAAAAGAGACATGTTTGTTTCAACATCAACTACCACATATTCTCAGTAAGTCAACATACTTCCTTGAAGTAGATACATAGCAGAGTTGCAGCATCATAGCTTCTCAGTCAACCTGATCATGAACGAATTTACAGTGGAAGAGTCAAGAAGAATCCATGATGACTCAAACAACTCATGGAAGAACTCTGCTCCAATCTCCTCAGCAGCATTCCTAAACGCAATCCCAAATGCATTCCCCTGAGCTCCGGCCAGGCGAGGCTTCCCATAAACGCCTACAATCAACATCCTATTGGGTTCTTGAGACAAGCAAGCACAAAGCAAAGGCTTCATCCGTGCCCCCTTCTCTCTCAAAGCATCCATAAGAAAATAACAGAACTTAGTCAATGCCTGCGGATAACCAAGCAACTTGGTGTCAACCGAATCCTCAAGCTTCACCCACCGAAACTTCCTCCCACTTCTTATACACCCATTCTTTGTAATCGCAGTGCTACCTTGCCTTAAGATAGCTCTCTGAATCCTAATTGCGTGTTGCATCCCGGCCTTGAGCTTATCAAGATTGCTTAAAGACAATGCATCATAAGCCACCCCGAATTGCTTGGATGCACATGAACCATCTGATTTCACAAACGATTCAAGTAGGGCAGTCACTCCATACACCACATCCGCGGCAGACACCCTTGAGCTATACCCATGTATCCTCAAGAAACTCCTATAATAGAAATCAGTGAGTCCATATTCTGGCAAAAACCGCTCAAATTCatgtttcatcttcttctttaccTCCATACTCATGTACTGGAACTTCTGCTGGCAATCGACAAGTGCAAACCCCATCCTAGCCAGCAGAAGGTTCAGCTTCTTGACCCCATTATCGCTCCAAGTCTTCAACTTGGTTGCAATGTAGGATGAGCACAACATTGAATCAAACAAGCTCCACTCCTTCAACAACATAAGCCTAGGCTCATCCTCACAAGCAATCTTGCAGGAATGTGGTGCCCGAATCTTAGTCCCATCCTTGAGAGTGACTGATGTAACAACATCCAAGTTCCCAGCACATCTAATACGGTCCTCTAGCTCCGCCACACCGTCACAGTATCTCTCATCACTCAACCTCTCATGGACAAACTGGTCAGTAAGAGACACACAAGACAACCACAGCAACTCATTTGTATTCTTACGTAGCGAATCAGCCAGTTCATACATCAAACACCCGGAAGGCTTCCCGTGAAAAGTCCCCAACTTATAATACCTCTTAACCTGCTTCTTAAAAAACTGAACCGGATCAGAATCCGAAacccttctcctctttctcctaG
This window contains:
- the LOC112720731 gene encoding uncharacterized protein; this translates as MVREQTAVSFYNKMRESASKSSSTPLLIFPSTSDVDSLCALKIIFHILESDGLQYSCYPVSSFNEIYNYAGPTLASAAENGDYVSMLLINWGCHRDLQKTLNLPPSARIFVVDSHRPIHLNNISQENESVVVLFTDEDEKIADLVYSFDITLAELANASYMCRESNELEESEDDSDESDEEDSENSNDDEDEQGSRRKRRRVSDSDPVQFFKKQVKRYYKLGTFHGKPSGCLMYELADSLRKNTNELLWLSCVSLTDQFVHERLSDERYCDGVAELEDRIRCAGNLDVVTSVTLKDGTKIRAPHSCKIACEDEPRLMLLKEWSLFDSMLCSSYIATKLKTWSDNGVKKLNLLLARMGFALVDCQQKFQYMSMEVKKKMKHEFERFLPEYGLTDFYYRSFLRIHGYSSRVSAADVVYGVTALLESFVKSDGSCASKQFGVAYDALSLSNLDKLKAGMQHAIRIQRAILRQGSTAITKNGCIRSGRKFRWVKLEDSVDTKLLGYPQALTKFCYFLMDALREKGARMKPLLCACLSQEPNRMLIVGVYGKPRLAGAQGNAFGIAFRNAAEEIGAEFFHELFESSWILLDSSTVNSFMIRLTEKL